The following DNA comes from Caulobacter sp. X.
CAAGGACTACGTCCAGGGCGTGAAGGACCGTAAGTACAAGCTGATGGGCTTCGGCCACCGCGTGTACAAGAACTTCGACCCGCGCGCTAAGGTCATGCAGAAGACCGCGCACGAGGTGCTGGGCGAACTGGGCCACAACAACGACCCGCTGCTGCAGGTCGCGCAGGAGCTGGAAAAGGTCGCCCTGAACGACCCGTACTTCGTCGACCGCAAGCTGTACCCGAACATCGACTTCTATTCGGGCATCACCCTGCGTGCGATGGGCTTCCCGACCAACATGTTTACCGTGCTGTTCGCTCTGGCCCGCACCGTGGGCTGGATCAGCCAGTGGAAGGAGATGTTCGAGGATCCGACCCGCAAGATCGGCCGTCCGCGTCAGCTCTACACCGGCGCCACGCAGCGCGATTACATCCCGGTCGAAAAGCGCTAAGCGCTCCGCCAGGACCAAGGATCAGGCCTCGCTTCGGCGGGGCCTTTTTCGTTTCAGCGGTTCAGCAGAAAGCCCAGCACCTCGGCGACGGCGCGATAGAGACTCTCGGGGATCTCCTCGTCGATCTCGATCGTCGAGAGGGCTTGAGCCAGCACCGGGTCCTCCTCGATCGGCACGCCGTGCTCACGGGCCGTCTCGATGATCTTCTCGCCTATCCAGCCCTGGCCAGAGGCGACGACGCGGGGGGCGCTGGTCTCGTCGTGCAGCAGAGCGACCGCGATGCGCGGCCTTGCTGTGGGGCCCGAAATCCCGCTCATGAGGCCTGGTCCACGAAATGGCCCAGGGCCCGGGCGTCCCTTACCGGGGGCGGGCCAGAGTGGACGGCGACCTCCGGCGTCAGCTCGGCCTGTCGCAGCGCCGCGCCCAGCGCCTCTTCGCCCGCGCGCAGACGGGCGATGGTCTCGGCGCGCTCGGCCCACAGCGAGACCCGCGCCCGCGCCCCGGTCAGGGTGACCAAGGCGTGCACCGGGCCCAGCGGCTCGACATCAATGGAAAAGCGTACGCGATAGGTCCGCTCGACCGGCCCGACCATGGCGCCGCCTCCGCCGCCGCCGTCGCGGGTGATCTCGAACTGCGCCACCGCGACGCCCTGCGGCGTCACGAACGGCACGTCCAGGTTCAGGCGCGCGGGCTGCGGGCGAGTCTCGCCGGTCTCCGGATCGTGGTGGACCTCCCGCAGCGACGCGATCTGCATCAGGTCCTGCCGCGCAAGGGCGGCGCCGACGCCTTTCAGCAAGCGGCGGACGATCTCGTCAGGCGCGGCGTGGGCCGGCAACTCCGACGCAGAAGGCCGCTGCCCGGCCATGGGCCCATCCGCGAACGGCGGCGGCGGCGTCTTCGGCTTTCCGGAATAGGCGACCAACCCGCCATAGCCCCGGGCGGCGAGCGGCGCGACCACCATCGGCGCCGGGGGGCGGCTTTCATCCATCGCTGGCGAAGCCTCCGCCAAGTCCAGGAGTCCGAGCACCGTCGACACGGGCTTGGCCGGCTGCGCCGCGATCATCGACCGCGAAGGCGCAAGGAAGGCGGCGAAGCGGGGCTCCACGTCGTCGTCCGACGGCGCTTGCGCCTGAGCTGCGGCTGGTCGAACCGACGGCTCAGCCTCGCCCTCCGCGGGCAAAGGCGGTCGCGGCCTCGTCGTGTTCGGCGCAGGCGGCCCGCGCTCCGGCTCGTCCGGAGCGGCCTCCAGAGCCGTGGGCGGATAGGACAGCCCTTCTTCCTTAGCCCCCTCTGGCTCGAGCTGGGATGTCGCTTCGGACATCGCTTTCTGCGCGTTGGCGGGATGGTCAGCGACGGGATGATCAATGTCGACGGCCGGCGCGGGCCGGTCAGGCGCGAACTCGCCGCTTTCCGAGTGTTCCCGTTCCCCGACGGCGGCCGGCGCCGCCCCCGCCAGCCAGTGGCTGAGAGTTCCCTTAAAGACCAGCAAGGCCGCCTTCAGATCGGCGCTCGGCGACGCGGCCAAAGCCTCGCCGCCTCCCGTGGATGACCCGCTTCGAGCCAAGCGCGCCTCTAGAAACACGCCAGATTGCGCGACAGCCTTTCTCAGGCCCCGGGACGAGGAAATCTCGAACGCGCGCGGCAAGCGAGTCATCAGCGCCTCCGCGGCGCTCCGCACTTCCGCCGGCGTATCTGGGCGCTCCAGGACCGCGCGCACATCCGCCATCAGCGGAGCAAGCCCCCCTTGGCGTGGAACGGCGTCCGTGGCGGCGATCCGCACCGCGCGCATCAGACGACTCTCCTGCGGCGGCGCCCGCGTCGTCGTCGCGTTGGCGGTCCCGCTCGCCGATGAAGACGACACCGCGGCGCGCCCCGCGTCCCGGGTCCCCGCCTTGTCAGCTTGCTCGACATCCTGGCGAGACTTGTTGGCCTCCGTCGTGGGCTGCCCGACGAGTTCGCTCAACGTGTTGGTGACGTTCGCCAGGGCCGCGCGGGCCATGGCCTGCAGAACGACAGAATTCGGCTGGCTCCCGGGCGGCGCGGCGGGAGTAATCGGAGTCAGGGGCGCGGTCGGGTCTATGGCCACGACGACGGCTCCGCGAGGGACGTTATCCAGAGATTAAGACTCGGACGTAAACCGCCAGTTAACCTTGCGGTGCGCCACGCGCGGTCAGGAAATCGATCATCGCGGTCGCCGCCGCCTCGGACGGGTCGGGCATGCCCCGCCCCATCTTGTCGAGCGCTTCGTATTGCTCCGCCGTTTGTCGAGCGCGGCGTTCGGGATTGTCCAACAGCTGGCCCACGGCGCGCGCCAGAGCTTCGCCTTCGCAATCATGCTGAATGAATTCCGGCGCGACGGCGCGACCGGCGGCGATGTTGAACAGGGTGATCCAGCGCGGCTTCATCAGGCGCTTGAGGATGGCGTAGGTAATCGCGCCAGTCTTGTAGCCGACCACCATCGGTCGACCAGCCAGGGCCAGCTCGGTAGTCACGGTGCCGCTGCAGGCCAGGGCCACGTCGCCCGCAACGAAGGCATCGTCCTTGAGCTGCTCGTCCTCGATCACGTGGGCGCGGAACGGCCAGCCCGCGACCCGGGCCTTGACGGCTTCGACGACGGTGTAGGCGGCGGGCACGACCACCACCAATTCCGGCCGCTCGGCCTTCAGTCGGTGCACGGCGTCTTCGAAAGCCGGCATCACCCGCTCGATCTCGGACGGGCGACTACCCGGCAGGACCAGCAGCATCGGCTCGTCGGCGCTCACGCCGATGGCGGCGCGAAGGCGGTGAGCGTCCGCGCGATCGAACCGTTTGGCCAGCGCCGAATTGCCGACGAAGACGTTCTCCAGCCCCGCGGCGTCGAAATAGGCCTTGTCCATGGGCTGGATCGACAGCAGCAGGTCCACGGCCTTGGCGAGCGTGTGAGCGCGACCCGCATGATAGGCCCAGACCTGCGGGGCCACGTATTTCACCAGAGCAATGCTGGGATTGGCCTTCCGAAGGGCCTTAGCCAGGCGAATGTTGAAGCCCCAGCTGTCGATCAGCACGGCGACATCGGGCTTTTCGCGCTCAGCCAGGGCGACAGTGTCAGCCAGACGCGCCTTGACCGTGGGATAGGCTTTCAGTCCCTCCCAGATGCCCAGAATGGACAACTGGGCGATATCGAAGGGGCTCTGGATCCCCTGCTCAGCCATCTTGACGCCGCCGACGCCTACAAAGGTCACCCGATCGCCGAGCCTAGCTCGCAGAGCCTTGGCCAGGGACGCGCCGAGCGCGTCGCCCGAGGCCTCGGCGGCGACCAGCATGACCTTCAAGGGCGCGGTCACCCGTCGCCTCGCGGATCCACCCCCAGCACGAAAAGACCCAGCTCGTCAGCGGCGGCGATCACCGCCTCGCGATCGACAACCAGCAGGCGGCCAGCCTCGCCGACGACGCCGGCCAGACCCGCGCGCGCCGCGCGCTGAAGCGTGGCGACGCCGATCGTGGGCAGATCAACCTTGGTCTCCTGGATCGGCTTGGGCGCCTTGGCCAGCACGCCCCGCGGACGCTCGGCGGAACCCCGGATGGCCTGCGGCAGATCCGCGACCCGCCGCAGCATGGCGTCGGTGCCCTCCTGGGCCTCCACGGCGAGCACCAGGCCATCGCAGACGACGGCGCCCTGCCCCACGTCCAGCCGGCCGATCTCGCGCGCCACCATCAACGCCTTGTCGATGTCGGCCATGTGTTCGGCGCTGGGATAGAAGCGCCCCAGGCGGCCCAGAGGCAGGGTCATCTCACCGACGACCTCGTGCGCGCCCTCGATCTCGAAGCCTTCCTTCTCGAACTCGTCCAGCACCCGACGAAGCAGGGCGTCGTCGCCCTGGCGCGCGGCCATGATCAGACCCGGCACGACCTTCAGGCCCCGCGCATCGGGCATCAGGGCGGCGAAGTCCGGACGCTTCACATTGCCGGCGAAGCAGACCACCTCGCAGCCCTCGGCCTTCAGCGCCTTGAACACCTTGCCGAACTCGCCAAGGCCCACGTCAACGCCCGGATAGCGGGCCAGGACGGGGTCAGCGAAGCTCTTCAGCCGCATGACAGCGAACGACCGTCCCGCCGCCTCGCAGCGCGCGGCGAGCTCGACGGGCAGCGACCCGCCGCCAGCGATCAGACCCAGCTTACGCATGACTTGAGCCTAGACTTCCCGCTCGGGCAGGCACAGGGGGCGATTGGCGTCGGCGCGGATGAAGTCGACGATTTCCATGACCTCGGGATTGCCCGCGTGGATCTCGGCCACGTCCTCCAGGCGTTCCTGGAACGTGCCTTCATCCGCGAACAGCAGGCGGTACGCCGCGCGCAACGCGTTGATCGTCTCGCGCGAGAAGCCGCGGCGTTTGAGGCCAACCAGGTTCAGCCCTTCGAGGTGGGCGTGGTTGCCCCACACCGAGCCGTAGGGGATTACGTCCTTGGTCACCGCGGCCAGGCCGCCGATGAAGCTGTAGCGGCCGATGCGCGAGAACTGGTGCGCGGCGGCCAGGCCGCCCATGAACACGTAGTCGCCGATGGCGACATGGCCGCCCAGGGTCGCGCCCTTGGCCAGCACCACGAAGTCGCCGACCGTGCAGTCATGGGCGACGTGCGAGCCGACCATGTACAAGCCGTCCGAACCGATGGTGGTCACGCCCTTCCCCGAAGCCGTGCCGGTGTGCATCGTCACGTGCTCGCGGATGATGTTGCGCGGCCCGATCAACAGCTCGGTGCGCTCGCCCTTGTGGCCTAGGTGCTGGGGCGGCCCGCCAAGGTTGGCGAAGGGGTGGACAACGCAGCCCTCGCCGATCGTCGTCGCGCCCTCCACGACCACGTGCGACAGCAGGCGCACGCCCGCGTTCAGGGTCACGTCGGGGCCGACGATGCTGTAGGGGCCGATCTCGACATCCGAGGCGATCTTGGCCTCGGGCGCGACCAGAGCGGTGGGATGGATTGTCATGCCTTGGGCCCCGTCTCGACCACCATGGCGGCGAACTCGACCTCGGCGGCGACCTTGTCGCCGACCTTGGCGACGCCCTTGAACTTGAAGATCGACGAACGGGCCCGCAGCACCTCGACCTCCATGCGCAGCACGTCGCCGGGGCGGACGGGCGTGCGGAAACGGGCGTTGTCGACCGACATGAAGAAGATGGTCTTGCCCTCGGTGTCGACTTCCAGCGACTTGCTCATCAGCACCGCGCCGGTCTGGGCCAAGGCCTCGATGATCAGCACGCCGGGCATCACCGGATTGCCGGGGAAGTGACCCTGGAAGAACGGTTCGTTGACCGTCACGCACTTGATGCCGACGATCGACTTGTGGGCGTTGTAGTCCTCGGCGCGATCGACCAGCAGGAACGGATAGCGGTGCGGAATGCGCGCCAGGATCTCGGCGATGTCGATATCGGTCGACGTCGCTTGTTCGTTGGTCTGGCTCATTCGTCGCCCCTCGTCACTCGGCCGCCCGCTCTGCGCGACAGCCAGGCGGTTTCTCGGAGCCACCGCTTCAGCGGTCGCGCCGGGAATCCCGTCCATGTTTCACCTTTCGGAACGTCCTTGAACACCGAGGCGGCCGCCCCGACGCTCGCGCCCGAACCGATATTCAAATGGTCGGCCACCCCGGCCTTGCCGCCAAAGGCGACGCCGTCGCCCACCGTCGTGCTGCCGGAAATGCCGGTAAACGCAGCCAACACGCAATTACGCCCGATACGGACGTTGTGGGCGACATGCACGAGATTGTCGATCTTGGTGTTCTCGCCGATCGTGGTGTCGGCGAAAGCGCCCCGATCCACACAGCTGTTGGCGCCGATCGTCACGTTGTCCTGGATCACCACCCGCCCCAGCTGAGGCAGGTCGACCATGCCGCGCGGCCCGGCGGCGGCGCCAAAGCCGGCCTCGCCGATCACCGCGCCCGCCGAAATGGACACCCGGTCGCCGATCAGCGAAAAGCCGATCACGACGTTAGGTCCGATCAGGCAGTCGCGGCCGATCACCACGCCGGGCCCGATCACCACGCCGGGCGCCATGCGCGTTCCGCGTCCGATGCGAGCGCCCTGCCCGACCGTCACGCCCGGCGACAGCAAGACGCCATCCTCCAGCTCGGCATGGGCGCTTACGGCGTCGGACGAAGGATCCTGGCGTCGCGGCGCGTGAAGGCGCGCGGTCGCCGCGGCCCA
Coding sequences within:
- a CDS encoding EscU/YscU/HrcU family type III secretion system export apparatus switch protein; the protein is MSGISGPTARPRIAVALLHDETSAPRVVASGQGWIGEKIIETAREHGVPIEEDPVLAQALSTIEIDEEIPESLYRAVAEVLGFLLNR
- a CDS encoding flagellar hook-length control protein FliK — its product is MAIDPTAPLTPITPAAPPGSQPNSVVLQAMARAALANVTNTLSELVGQPTTEANKSRQDVEQADKAGTRDAGRAAVSSSSASGTANATTTRAPPQESRLMRAVRIAATDAVPRQGGLAPLMADVRAVLERPDTPAEVRSAAEALMTRLPRAFEISSSRGLRKAVAQSGVFLEARLARSGSSTGGGEALAASPSADLKAALLVFKGTLSHWLAGAAPAAVGEREHSESGEFAPDRPAPAVDIDHPVADHPANAQKAMSEATSQLEPEGAKEEGLSYPPTALEAAPDEPERGPPAPNTTRPRPPLPAEGEAEPSVRPAAAQAQAPSDDDVEPRFAAFLAPSRSMIAAQPAKPVSTVLGLLDLAEASPAMDESRPPAPMVVAPLAARGYGGLVAYSGKPKTPPPPFADGPMAGQRPSASELPAHAAPDEIVRRLLKGVGAALARQDLMQIASLREVHHDPETGETRPQPARLNLDVPFVTPQGVAVAQFEITRDGGGGGGAMVGPVERTYRVRFSIDVEPLGPVHALVTLTGARARVSLWAERAETIARLRAGEEALGAALRQAELTPEVAVHSGPPPVRDARALGHFVDQAS
- the lpxB gene encoding lipid-A-disaccharide synthase, whose product is MTAPLKVMLVAAEASGDALGASLAKALRARLGDRVTFVGVGGVKMAEQGIQSPFDIAQLSILGIWEGLKAYPTVKARLADTVALAEREKPDVAVLIDSWGFNIRLAKALRKANPSIALVKYVAPQVWAYHAGRAHTLAKAVDLLLSIQPMDKAYFDAAGLENVFVGNSALAKRFDRADAHRLRAAIGVSADEPMLLVLPGSRPSEIERVMPAFEDAVHRLKAERPELVVVVPAAYTVVEAVKARVAGWPFRAHVIEDEQLKDDAFVAGDVALACSGTVTTELALAGRPMVVGYKTGAITYAILKRLMKPRWITLFNIAAGRAVAPEFIQHDCEGEALARAVGQLLDNPERRARQTAEQYEALDKMGRGMPDPSEAAATAMIDFLTARGAPQG
- a CDS encoding LpxI family protein, producing the protein MRKLGLIAGGGSLPVELAARCEAAGRSFAVMRLKSFADPVLARYPGVDVGLGEFGKVFKALKAEGCEVVCFAGNVKRPDFAALMPDARGLKVVPGLIMAARQGDDALLRRVLDEFEKEGFEIEGAHEVVGEMTLPLGRLGRFYPSAEHMADIDKALMVAREIGRLDVGQGAVVCDGLVLAVEAQEGTDAMLRRVADLPQAIRGSAERPRGVLAKAPKPIQETKVDLPTIGVATLQRAARAGLAGVVGEAGRLLVVDREAVIAAADELGLFVLGVDPRGDG
- the lpxA gene encoding acyl-ACP--UDP-N-acetylglucosamine O-acyltransferase; this encodes MTIHPTALVAPEAKIASDVEIGPYSIVGPDVTLNAGVRLLSHVVVEGATTIGEGCVVHPFANLGGPPQHLGHKGERTELLIGPRNIIREHVTMHTGTASGKGVTTIGSDGLYMVGSHVAHDCTVGDFVVLAKGATLGGHVAIGDYVFMGGLAAAHQFSRIGRYSFIGGLAAVTKDVIPYGSVWGNHAHLEGLNLVGLKRRGFSRETINALRAAYRLLFADEGTFQERLEDVAEIHAGNPEVMEIVDFIRADANRPLCLPEREV
- the fabZ gene encoding 3-hydroxyacyl-ACP dehydratase FabZ — its product is MSQTNEQATSTDIDIAEILARIPHRYPFLLVDRAEDYNAHKSIVGIKCVTVNEPFFQGHFPGNPVMPGVLIIEALAQTGAVLMSKSLEVDTEGKTIFFMSVDNARFRTPVRPGDVLRMEVEVLRARSSIFKFKGVAKVGDKVAAEVEFAAMVVETGPKA
- the lpxD gene encoding UDP-3-O-(3-hydroxymyristoyl)glucosamine N-acyltransferase → MPDPRFFDSLGPASLSELARAGAAELADAALGDRQIAHVAPLDAADAQAITFFSDAKRKDAAAATRAGACFVRPEHRDFLPATCAALITRHPQAAWAAATARLHAPRRQDPSSDAVSAHAELEDGVLLSPGVTVGQGARIGRGTRMAPGVVIGPGVVIGRDCLIGPNVVIGFSLIGDRVSISAGAVIGEAGFGAAAGPRGMVDLPQLGRVVIQDNVTIGANSCVDRGAFADTTIGENTKIDNLVHVAHNVRIGRNCVLAAFTGISGSTTVGDGVAFGGKAGVADHLNIGSGASVGAAASVFKDVPKGETWTGFPARPLKRWLRETAWLSRRAGGRVTRGDE